A region of the Pseudoprevotella muciniphila genome:
GAGGAGGAAGAAAACGAAACGACAGAAGGCACACTCAATCAGGAAGAAGTTTTCGGTTTTGATTTTCAAAAACTGACCGCCGAGGCACTTGCGGAAAAGGACTATGCTGCCGCACTGAAATACACGTATATGCAGGCATTCAGGCTTCTCTGCGAGGCAGAATTGCTGACATGGAGAAAAGACGCCACACCCTCGGAATATGCCGCACTCGACACAGGTGTAGCATCAGAACCGTTCAGGCGAATCACTGCGGCGTACGTCCGCGCACAGTATGGGCATTACGAAGTAACTGAAGACAATTACGCCGCAGCAAAGGCTGACTTCGAAGAACTGAATAATCATGTCAATGCCATCACGGCAGAACGCCGGCGCAAAGCGCAGGAAGAAGCAGAAGAAGGGGAAAGGACTGCAAGAGAGAAAGGAGGCGAAGCATGAAGTGGAAAAACATTCTGGTGCCTGTGCTTATCTTTTGTGCCTTTGCTGCCGCCTTCATGCTCTTTCTCAGCAGAGAGCGCCACTTCGATTGGGACCAACGCTACCTGAGCAGGAGCGACGAGCCATACGGTCTGAAACTTTTCGACAAACTCATGAAAGAGTCGATGCCGAAAGGCTACGAGGTGGTGCGCTTTCCCGACACGAAAAGCAAGGACTACAACCTGCTGGTCATTGCAGAAAGTTTTAAACTCAGCAGACGAAACACCATAGCCATCTACAATCACCTCAAAGCAGGAAACGACGTGATGATCATTGCAGAACTGCCGAATGTTGTCGAACAAAAAAAAGATGAAAACGACCTCGCAAGCACACAGTACGATGAGTCTGACACTAACGACAACTCACGCTACAGCAAGGTTATTCAGAAGGCCAAGGAGATTGGACAGCGAGGCAAGACCATTGAAAACCTGATAATAACATTGAGAGAAGGGGTTACCTTTGGAGACGAAGCGGAGACACCACAACAACTCAGGAAAAGCCCGACACTGCAACTGACCAATCCTCTCACGCGCGTGAAGGACAGAAAAACCGTTACGGCACGACAAGGATTCTGCACGACATTCTTCGATGAAGACATCGTAAATAATCAAAAAGGTTGGAATAAATGGAATCTCCACAACAAGTACACCATCCCTGCCAATAACACCACATCTAAAGAAGTGAAGGCTGCCCTCGCAGCACACGCGAAAGTGGGAAAAGGCAACCTCTACGTAATCAGTGCCGCACACTGCTTCACCAACGCAGGAATTCTGGACGACAAGACGCTGCCCTTCGTAGTCAGCACCATGGACATGATTGCCGACAGGTCCGTGGTGAGAGTAACTGAGCCATACAACATAGGCATGGATCCTTCCGAAGCAGCAGAGGAAGAAGAGCAAGAGGCAGAATCTATTTTTCAGTTCTTCCACAAGCAAAAGGCGCTCAACCTGATGCTCTACATCACGCTTGCAGGCATCCTACTCGCCATTTTCTTCAACGCGCGACGCCGACAGCGTGCCATCAACGTGAGAAAACCAGAGAGGAACACCACCCTCGCCTTCATACGGCAAATAGCATCGTTGCACATGATGCACACGGACTATCGCGAACTCTATGTCAACAAACTCTATGCCTTCGCCGAACTGGTAAGAAAAAAAGTGGGAGCCGACATCTTCAACTGCACCGAAAAGGATATAGAGGCCATCGCGGGCAGAACAGGACTGTCGCAAAACGAGATAAAAACACAAATCGCACTGCTCATGAACTACAACAGGACAGAGGGGAAGAAGAGGCTGACTTTTGAAGAGTTTACCACAGCAGCAAACATCATCAGAAACATCAAGAAAAAAATAGTTGAAAGTCGTTGACAGTTCTTCGGACCAATCCGAATACTCCGATTATTCTGACAACTCTGACAACACTCAACAATCAAAAAAACAACAAAAAACATCATGGATACAAGAATCGACCTTACAACATTCAACCAGAAAATGGTGCTCATACGTCAGGAAATAGCCCGATACGTGGTGGGGCAGCCTTTCGCTGTGGCACAACTCCTCGCAGCCATTATAGCCGACGGACACGTGCTCATAGAGGGTGTGCCCGGTGTGGCAAAAACGCTTCTGGCAAAGACTGTGGCACGACTGCTCAATGCCGACTTCTCGCGCATACAGTTCACGCCCGACCTCATGCCGAGCGACGTACTGGGCACATCAGTGTTCAATCCCAAAACTCAGGACTTCAATCTCCACAAAGGTCCCGTGTTCTCGCAAATCGTCCTCGCCGACGAAATCAACCGCGCACCGGCAAAGACGCAGGCTGCCCTCTTCGAGGTGATGCAGGAACGTCAAGCCACCATCGACGGCATCACCCACCCCATGAGCGAACTCTTCTTCATCATCGCCACACAAAACCCCATCGAACAGGAAGGCACCTACAAACTGCCTGAAGCACAACTTGATCGCTTTATCATCAAGATTACAATGGGATACCCATCACAGGCAGAAGAATTAGAAATACTGGAGCGACACCAGAAGAAGGAGCGCATGGACATCAACGCCATAAAGCCCATATTCTCCGTGCAGGACATACTCGGCATGCGGCAGATGATGGACAATGTGGTGGTAGATGCCAACATTCTCGGCTACATTACGCGCATCGTGCAGAACACGCGCAACAACGCAGAAATCTATCTGCCGGCATCACCGCGAGCCGCCATAGCCTTGCTGCAAATCAGTAAGGCGTATGCCATGATTTCAGGCCGCGACTTCGTAACACCCGACGACGTGAAACTTCTTGCACCAAGCGTGCTCTCCCACCGACTGCAACTCACGGCAGAAGCCGAGATGGAAGGACTAACCATCGAGCACGCCATCAGGCGCACACTCGAAGAAGCACTTGTTGATACCAACCAGCAACGCGCCATGTTCTAAGGCAAACGTTCACGGCACAGACAAACCCCATAGCACGGAACAGCATGTATCTCACACCTCGCTTCTTCGCTCTCCTCGCCATTACGGCACTCCTCGCGGCAGTGGCTTACTGGTTGCCTGCGCTTTACCCTGCGGCCATCATCGTGCTCATTGCCCTCGTCGCGCTGACCATAGCCGATGCCATAACAGCCTTTGCAGCCATACGGGTGAAGGCGCGGAGAACCATGCCACAACTCTTCTGTATCGGAAGCAAAAACAAGGTGAGCATAGAAGTGGAGTCGGAAGCCAGAATAAAGGTGCACCTGCGGATACAGGACGAACTGCCACCCGAAATGTGCTACCACGATGCACAGTATGACACAAGCCTTTCAAGTCGGGAAACAGCAACATACAACTATACACTCGAGCCCAAGGAACGAGGAAAGTTTTCCTACGGCGACATCATCGTCTTCGCACGCACACCACTGCAACTCATAGAGCGAAAAATCAGAATAGCCACAGATCGCGCACACATCGAAGTATATCCCAACTTCAAACGACTTGAACACGTAGAACTCGCTGCCATCAGCACGACACAGCACGAAGGCGAAAAACGACAACTGAGACCCATCGGACAGACCGACTTTGAACACATACGCGACTATGTGCCGGGCGACGAATACCGACACATCAACTGGAAAGCCACGGCACGCACAGGCAGGCTGGAGGTGAACACCTATCAGGAACAGCGCGCGCAAAACGTAATGTGCATCATCGACAAGGGACGCACCATGCAGCGGACATTCAACAACATGGCACTTCTCGACCATGCCATCAATTCTACCCTCGCACTGTCCTACTGTGTGCTGAAACACCACGACATGGCAGGCACAATGACTTTCGATGCCAAAATAGACACCACAGTGCCGCCATCGCAGAAGAAAAACCAAATAAAACTCATTCTGCGATCACTCTACGACCAACAGGTAACCTACTCCGAAAGCGATTTCTCGCCACTACCAACGCATCTTGACAAAGCACTACACAGTCGTAGCCTCGTGGTGCTCTTCACCGATTTCAACACACTGAACCAAATGCGGCGACAACTGCCCTACTTCAGGATGATTGCACGAAAACACTGCCTGCTCATCGTATTCTTCAGGGACAAAGAGGTAGAAGCACTTGCCGACATCACACCCTCGAACGACAAGGAATACAAGCAACAGGCCATCGCCGAAAACTTCATCCTCCAACAACAGACCATCGCCGCAGAACTGCGCCAAAACGGCATCTACAGCCTCCACACCACAGTGAAGGACATGCCCGCCAACACCGTACGCACATACCTCACGATGAAGCAGCAGGGGGTTATATAGCAGAAAAGCACTGAAAACATTGACGTGCCCTGAATAACAAAGCGTCAACTATGCAGCAACATTGTTGCTGCAAAATTCAAAAGCGCAGAACCGTCAAAACAATCTTCTTTTTCTTACCTTTGCACGCGCAAATAAAAAAATCACCAATTCCGGCAGATGCGAAAGCAAGTATTTTTTCTACTTTTTTTCCTCATTGCAGTAGGACTACAGACTCTCAAGGCACAGACAGCAAAGTCGATTCTGCAAGAAATCAACACCCTTCGACTTGAAGCCAGGGGCGACTGGCAACATGACAGCCAGGTCAAAGACGAGCGCGGATTCAAAGGACGTTACCTCAATTTCGTCCTCACAGGCAATATAGGCGAAAAATTCTCATACGCCTACCGCCAACGCCTCAACAAGTTCAGCAAGTCGTCGTCCTTCTTCGATGCCACAGACTGGCTATACATCAACTATTCACCAGTTAAGCAACTGACACTATCCGCAGGTAAACAGGTAGCGGCAATAGGTGGATATGAGTACGACGCACCACCCATCGACATCTATTTCAGTTCGGAATTCTGGTACAACATTCCTTGCTTCCAATGGGGTGTGAGTGCAGAATACGCACTCGGCGGTAACGACGCACTGAAACTGCAAGTAACACAAAGCCCCTTCGATGGTTTCTACGACCACGAGGATATGTACGGCTACCATCTGATGTGGAGCGGCAGACACGGCATCTGGTCCACCCTCTGGTCTGCCAACCTTATGGAATATGCACCGAAGAAATACATCTCCTACATTTCGCTGGGCAACCAGCTGCAACTGGGACGCGTGAAACTCTGCCTCGATTTCCTCAACCGCGCCGCCAACCACCAAACCTATTTCTTCAAGGACTGCTCGCTCGTGGGCGAAGTGTCCTACAAGCCTAAAGACTGCCTCAACCTCTACGCCAAAGCGACCTACGACGTAAACAAGACGCACACCGATGCCGACCTCGTCATACATAAAGGCACCGAACTGACACGTGTGGGCGGCGGTGTGGAGTTCTATCCCATCAAGAACCACGACGTACGTCTTCATGCCGACTATTCATACGCATGGGGAAAGAATACGAACCCTGACGGAACAATGCAGGACGACCAGTCGCTCGTAAACGTAGGCGTAACATGGAAAATGAACCTGCTTTCCATAAGACTGAAAAAGAAAGATTAGCAGAACAAACAGATTAGCAATAAGCGAAAAATGAAAAAATCATTGTCCGGCATCATCTGCCTCGTCATCATCATAGGACTTTTCACCTATTTGGGTCACAGCATGGGAGCAGCCAATATGCTTAACACCGTGATGAAAACGGCTCACGACCTGTTGCTCAACACCGTGTTCTACCTCATGGCGATATGCGTGCTCACAGGCGCCATAGGCAAACTGTTCGTGGAATTTGGCGTAGTGGACCTGCTGGAGAGATTGCTGAGACCACTGATGAGACCGCTGTTCAATCTGCCCGGTGTGGCATCGCTCGGTGCCGTGATGACATTCCTTTCGGACAACCCCGCCATCATCACCCTCTCGCGCGACAAGCGTTTCAGTAGTTATTTCAAGAAGTTCCAGTTCATCTCGCTGACCAATTTCGGCACGGCATTCGGCATGGGACTCATCGTCATCATCTTTATGATTGGCAATGGCTACCTCGCCGGACCGCTCATCGGATTCTTTGGCGCTTTCTGCGGCTGTGTTGTTTCCACAAGGCTCATGCAGCGCTTCGTACTGAAAGCCTACCCGAAATATGCTGAAGAAAACGCCAACGACAGCCCTGGCGGACAAGACACACTCGTACCGGAAAAGGAACGCAACGAGGAGGAAGAAAAGAAGTCGCTCTTCCTGCGCATTCTGAATGCCCTGCTCGACGGAGGACGATCCGGCGTGGACATAGGCCTCGCCATCATACCGGGTGTGCTAATCATCTCAACACTCGTCATGGTGCTCACCTTCGGACCCGACGCAAGCGGCAACTACACAGGTGCAGCCTATCAGGGAACGGAACTCCTGCCGTGGCTCGCATCGAAAATAGATTTCATCTTCAACTGGCTCTTCGGTTTTACCGACCCGCACCAGATTGCCTTCCCCATCACAGCACTCGGAGCCGTGGGCGCAGCACTGAGCCTCGTGCCCAACTTCATCGCACAGGGCTGGATAGATGGCAACGCCATAGCCGTGTTCACAGCCATCGGCATGTGCTGGAGCGGATACCTCAGCACACACACCGCCATGCTCGACTCGCTCGGCTACCGGGAACTCACCTCAAAAGCCATACTCTCACACACCATAGGAGGCATCTGCGCAGCCATAGTGGCACACTGGGGGTATATGCTCTATTCACTGATCTGAACATTGAAAAAAAGGACTTTGTCGCTTAGTAAAAAAGATGACAGATAACAATGGCGCGCTGTAAGTGCAAAAGGTAATATACAAAGAAGGGCTTTGGGGAAAAATGTATTTTTCTACCAACTTCTATTATCAATCAAACACTATCATGTCAGCCAACTGAAGGAAGTAGTCGTTTGACCAGATGTCGAGTTCGTGGGGGTCTTCCACAAAACCGGCCACGTCGTTCTTTACCTGTTCTATATTAGTTGAAGCCAGTTTCTCGCGTAGCAGATTCATAAAAGTCTCCTTGCTTATTTCCTGCCCGCTGAACTCGCGTATGCGTTCTTGTAAATGCTGATAGTTGAGTGGAGTTTGGTGACGTACATACCACTCAAAGTCGTACCAGTCGCGACCCTTCACCCGCATTTTCCAGTTGCGGAAGACCAAGGCATGCATTTTCCCTGCAAAAAGATCAGGAAGTGCAACACAGCGCACCATAAAGGAAAATGGTTTGAGCAGCATTCTCTGTTCACATCCGAAACCCATAGGCGGACAAGTGTCCAACTCAATCTTAACCTTTACATTCTTCTCTGTCTGAAAGGAAATGTCGTATGCATCAGTGTCTTCTTTCAGAAAGGCTGATTCAACCTTCCCAAAAGTCTTCTTGTCCTTCTTCTTGATAGTCACATCCTTGCCTGTCAGTTTGAATGCCTCGATAATTGAGGGGAAGTAGGCTTCAAGATGTATGTTAGCATCTTTCTCGGTCAATGTGAAGTCCAAGTCCTCTGAAAAGCGACGGAGACCGTGAAAAATTCTCAGGCATGTCCCACCATAAAACGCTGCATGACTGAAGAAATCACTTCGTCCTAAACCTGCCAGTGTGATTTGTTGCATTACTTCATGCTTCGCGTTTACCCTCTCGTTCGGTGTTGATGGTGACAGGGCTTCAACCATTTCGTCAAATATCGTCATAATCTTGTCTTTAACTCTGTTAGGAACGACCCATAATCTTTAATAAGTTAGCCAATACGTTCTTCTTCTTTCCCGCTTCCATACATGCCTGTATGATTTTCCTGTCCATACTTCGTATGTCGCTAATCTCAATACGCATATCTTCCTCAAAAAAAACTTCAAGACTTGCTATGGACTGGGACGGCACATAGCGTTCGCTCATCAGCATGTCACAGAGTGCTTTCTCAGGGGTTGCTATCATATATGCAATGCCTTCAGCAAGTTCACTTCTGACACCAATCGGAAAATATGAGGAAGAAACGCCTCGATAAGAAAAACGACCGAAGAAATTCTCAAATCTACTGGTGTGGAGAGTGGTTACAGACGTGATTTCATAAACTCTCTCGGGAATCAAACCATAGTGGCAAAGCGCGTAGTGCGCAGAGATGTATGAAGGACAATAGAGATGGTTAGCCACCAACTCAACCGACACCATTTTACCACTAATGTCTGGAGAAACCACAAACAACCCGCGTTTCAGTTTGATGAGCATTCCTGCACGCTCCAGTACCTGCACTTTCTTATCGGGTGAACGATAGTCGCGGAAAAGGCTCTTTAGTAGTCCACTACTCACGGGTACATTCCCTAATTGCTTCAAGGCATTGAGTTCTTCTATTGAAATCATAAATCCCTGTTTTGGTGCAAAGTTATAATTTTTCGCTTAGAAAAAGAAGTAAATCTTCTGTTTTTATACGAAAAACCACAATTTTTACATCCCGACACCTCCCACATCTACTCCCCACCACTAACGTCAAGGTGAAGCACGCGGGGGATGAGTGAGGGCGTGACTGGACCTTCAACATGGATGAGTAAGAAGATACAGCCGTCCATAACGATGAGCAGGTCGTCCACCTTGTTGTCCGTTACTTTCCGGACGTAGGCAGAAAATCCTTCTTCTTCATTGAGCAAGGCACGCAGCATGGGCGGAATGGTGAAATATTTGGACGCATCGGTTTTTTCATAGCCCCGAAGCGCAGTAATATCGCCACGCATAGCACTGGCAAGACTATCGTTTTCTTCCACTGAGAGAAACTCTATGCGCATCGCCTTCAATTCGGAAAGGAGTGCAGGGTTAGTCTCTTCCGCGAAGCGTTTGGGAATGGAGTCGTTCTTTTGCTGGGTCATGTCCTCATACGCCACGTCCTCCAATGTTTTATATTTATCAAACAGTGCTTGCACACCAGAGGGATGTTTCTCCCTCGCCTTCCCAAAAACTTCCTCAAGCTTCCCGTCAAGCATCTTTATGGTGCCGAGGTCTTTGTCGGTCATAATCTGCAATTCCTCCATGACGGACTTAGTTACCACGGATTCTTTTTCCCTCCTACTGCATCGAAGTTCCATGTGAATGATATCAGGCAATAATGATGGAGTTTCTTCTCTCCCGTTTCTAACCGTTCGAAGGCACTGACCGTAGCATGGTAATATTTATCCTTGTTGAGGATGTCGTCCAATTCAATACTGAGTTTGCCCTTTCCTTTCAGGCATTTCCACGCTGCCGATGCATTCCACAACAATCTGTCGCCGTTATAATCGGAAGAGTTGTATCCGCGCCTGCCAAGGTTATAAAATTTTGTGTTTAATGTCCACTTGCCAAGATTAAGGCGCAGTTTTGTTCCATATTCGTAGTTCCAGAATTTATTGTTCATGCCCGCTTCGTGATTCTTTGCTTTAATGTAGTTGAGAGAACCGTACAGTTCGGCAGACAGGTAGTTCCTCTCGTATGTAAGGCTGTAGTTCTCATTCAATGAAAACTGTTGCGTACACATTTCCGTTACGTTTTCTGTTGTGCCCGAATTTGCCAGAAAGCCATAACTCTTCTGATGCGAAACATTAAGTTTGTTTGAAGTGTGGAAATGTGCACCAAGTCCTTTGTCCAGTTCGAGTATTGCTTTCCATCTATAGCCGTTACGTGCGTTGGCACTCCATGTTGTGTTCACGCCTGTCTGAGGATTAAACGCCCAGACGCTCACGATGGGATCTGCTTCTGACGTAAAACCTAACGTAGAGTTCAGCATGAGTTGGCTTTTAGAAAAAGTAGCATCATATCGCATGTTTGCTTCCCACTGCTTTGAATTATGAAGATTGGGATTGCCGAGTTTCACTGACAGCGGGTCGGTGGTGTCAATGTAATTGAGTGTATTCAGAAGTTTGGGCTGATTCTGGCTGTGCGACAGAGTCCATTGCACCGAACTCGCCTTGTTCATTCGCAGTTTGACATCCAGGCTGGGCGATGGCTTCCATAATGTGCGAGTGGCTGTAGTGTCGAGACTTCCACGCCTGTACGATTCGCGCTCGGAGACTGATTCTATGGACATCCCGGGTCTGAATTGCCATGGACCTGCCTTCAGCATCATTCTGGCATCAAAACTGTTTTCAAAAGTCCGTTCATGGTCATAATAACTGTTGGCAACATCCTCCATCCACGTATCGCCGTCATCATAAGACAGAAGATGATTGCTGTTTTGAGTGGTTGAAGTATGACTTAAATTATATGACAGGTAAAAACTGAAGTTCTTGCTCAGATTCTTATTATAACTTACACTCACACCAAACCTTCCGGATTCGTCATCATTGTCGGATCTACGCAGAGAATAGTCGCGGGTATTCATCTTGAGATAATCTATGTGATAGGATTGCAGATTTTTATTGTCTGATTTAGAATAATCGAATCTTGTTGTCAGCTCAAGCATTGAGCCATCTGCAAAAATATAATCAAAATCGGCTCCAAATCTCCCCCTCCCCAAATGACTTTGACTTGACGTATAGGTGCGGTTGCGCGTAAGCAAATGCGCTTTTAAGCTATCGTCCATAGTTGGCAAGAATGGTTCGAGCCTTGGATTCGCACTGTAATTGTAGGGCTGTTCGTCAAAGATGGATGTCCGGTGTTCGCTGTTGGCATCGGTGTATTTATAATCTATGTCTCCATAGATTTCTAAATTCGTCTTTTTATTGAAATCACGCTTAAAATGCAGCGAAACATTTGGATTAAAATTATGCTTGTAGTCTCTTTGGTCTGTAAGCGTAAAGGTGTGGAGTTGCCCTGGAGAGAAATTTTCCTTGGTGGAATAAGTACTTGATATTTCATCGAAATGCGGTAGAGAGACACTACCTCCTAAGCGTCGGCGAAGAGTTTGCGAGCCTCTCACACTGTCAGCGACCGTCGTGTCATTTCGGTGCTCTATCGAAAAAGCGCCAGTCTGCGCCTTACCTTCTCCACCAAGTGGCATCCACATACTGAATTTCATAGATTTATCCCTTAGGTAGTCTCTGTTATTGGCATTGGCAAAGACGAGAGTGGGAAGATGGTTGCTCAGACGCATGGCATCAAGCGTCCCTTCGTATCTGTCCGTGGTCTGATAGCCTGCTTTTGCCGTTCCATACCATTTTTCGAACCATCCGGGCTTTATCTGCAGATCCAGCACTTTATCCTCTTTTCCGTCAGCATTGCCCGTGCGCTCTGTGTACTTGCTTGCCTTGTCATAAACCTTAATCTTGTCAACAGCAATGGCAGGCAGCACACTCACAATCCCATTTGCACCGTTCATGAAATCCTCGCCGTTGATCAATATGCGCAATGGTTTTCCCATCCACGACATCTCTCCTTTTTCATTGATGGTTACGCCGTCAAGTTTTTCTATCAGTTCCTCAAGACGTGCACCCTCTTCAAGTTTGAAGGCCTTGGGGTTGAAAATCACGGTGTCGCCTCGCATGATAAAGCGCTTGTAATGCCCTTTTACCACGGCAGTGTTCTTCAGGATGTCGCTTGGACGAAGGCGGAGCGTGTCGAGTCGCAACGTGTCGCTTTCATTGCCCGAAACAATGAATGACTTACGCATGGTGTGATAACCGATATAACTCAATTCATATTCCAAACGCCCTTGATAATGGTTGTCGAGTGTAAAAACACCTTCAGAATCTGTTTTACGACTATAACCTAAAGTGCCCTGGGAACGCCCGTCATGACGTATCTCTAATGACAATCTAACGCTTGCTTCGCTCAGGGGTTCACCGGTCTGTTCATCCACAACAACACCAATTATATGCTGTGCCGAACCGCAGATTGAGGTTGTAAAGAATAAGATGAATAAAATATATCTACAGTTTTTTAATACCATGGCATCGTTCTTTTAAGGGGTGTTCTATAAATTAGGTTTGAATGATTCTTGAATTATTATTAGTTGTATTTAATTTTGACGTGGTGCCTTATGTAAACGCCATGCGATGCTGAAAAGGAAGTAGCGCGGGATGGTGTTGTACCATGTCTCCGTGCGTCCCTGTGCATTCAGCGTGCGCTGGATGTTGCTGCGCTGGGCGAGGAGGTCGAATGCCGTGAACTTCAGCGTCAGGCTCTTGTTGCGCAGCAGGTGCTTCTCGACCGACATGTTCCATACCCATTCGTCGGTGTTCATCGTCTCATCTTCGTATCCGTTCCGCGTATAGAACGTCAGGTCTGAGTTTACATCAATGTCCAAGGGCAACTTCGCCTGCGCTGTAAATGAATAAAGGACATTCAAACTGTTTATCTTTTGAAAATCTGTCCTTTTACTTGTTGCATGTTGCCAGTCGAGGGTGGTTCTGAAGCCGGCATTGAGGGGTTTGCTGCGATAACGCAAGCTTAAAGTGGCTTCAGATAAATAATTGTGGACAATGCTTCTGTTTATTGCATCTGACTGGTTTGTCCATTCGAAATCAACGCTGTGGTTGTAATGCACCCTGCCATCGACAGAGACATTCCAGTGATTTGTCTTGTTGAGATTGCGGGCAAAACTGCCTCTCAGTTCTGCCTGCCAATTACCATTTATGTTCATTGGCTTATAGGTGTAAACTCCTGTGTTTGGGTCATAACTGCGAGTTTGCCCCACGGCATTTCGTTCAGCATAATACTCAAATGATGCATAAGCGTTTTGTGCGTATTCTTTTATATTAAGTTGCCACGACCCTTTCAAATGATATATATCGGTAGTTTTTAAGTTTTCGTTACCCATGAATATTGCCAAAGGATTGCTGTTGTCAATAACGTTCAAGAGCAGATGCAAATCAGGAGTTTTGCGATCAAAATTGGCAAAGAAATCAA
Encoded here:
- a CDS encoding DUF4129 domain-containing protein encodes the protein MPDNAQHTMHIDTALIREWQQSGDYNYLDEVVEVDSATTNSTQVVTKKGTPSTSFSIPPLAVWCCVGVLVLVILFFAVRNGWFMGFSKKKSKKKEVEKKKKEEEENETTEGTLNQEEVFGFDFQKLTAEALAEKDYAAALKYTYMQAFRLLCEAELLTWRKDATPSEYAALDTGVASEPFRRITAAYVRAQYGHYEVTEDNYAAAKADFEELNNHVNAITAERRRKAQEEAEEGERTAREKGGEA
- a CDS encoding porin; the protein is MRKQVFFLLFFLIAVGLQTLKAQTAKSILQEINTLRLEARGDWQHDSQVKDERGFKGRYLNFVLTGNIGEKFSYAYRQRLNKFSKSSSFFDATDWLYINYSPVKQLTLSAGKQVAAIGGYEYDAPPIDIYFSSEFWYNIPCFQWGVSAEYALGGNDALKLQVTQSPFDGFYDHEDMYGYHLMWSGRHGIWSTLWSANLMEYAPKKYISYISLGNQLQLGRVKLCLDFLNRAANHQTYFFKDCSLVGEVSYKPKDCLNLYAKATYDVNKTHTDADLVIHKGTELTRVGGGVEFYPIKNHDVRLHADYSYAWGKNTNPDGTMQDDQSLVNVGVTWKMNLLSIRLKKKD
- a CDS encoding nucleoside recognition domain-containing protein translates to MKKSLSGIICLVIIIGLFTYLGHSMGAANMLNTVMKTAHDLLLNTVFYLMAICVLTGAIGKLFVEFGVVDLLERLLRPLMRPLFNLPGVASLGAVMTFLSDNPAIITLSRDKRFSSYFKKFQFISLTNFGTAFGMGLIVIIFMIGNGYLAGPLIGFFGAFCGCVVSTRLMQRFVLKAYPKYAEENANDSPGGQDTLVPEKERNEEEEKKSLFLRILNALLDGGRSGVDIGLAIIPGVLIISTLVMVLTFGPDASGNYTGAAYQGTELLPWLASKIDFIFNWLFGFTDPHQIAFPITALGAVGAALSLVPNFIAQGWIDGNAIAVFTAIGMCWSGYLSTHTAMLDSLGYRELTSKAILSHTIGGICAAIVAHWGYMLYSLI
- a CDS encoding DUF58 domain-containing protein, encoding MYLTPRFFALLAITALLAAVAYWLPALYPAAIIVLIALVALTIADAITAFAAIRVKARRTMPQLFCIGSKNKVSIEVESEARIKVHLRIQDELPPEMCYHDAQYDTSLSSRETATYNYTLEPKERGKFSYGDIIVFARTPLQLIERKIRIATDRAHIEVYPNFKRLEHVELAAISTTQHEGEKRQLRPIGQTDFEHIRDYVPGDEYRHINWKATARTGRLEVNTYQEQRAQNVMCIIDKGRTMQRTFNNMALLDHAINSTLALSYCVLKHHDMAGTMTFDAKIDTTVPPSQKKNQIKLILRSLYDQQVTYSESDFSPLPTHLDKALHSRSLVVLFTDFNTLNQMRRQLPYFRMIARKHCLLIVFFRDKEVEALADITPSNDKEYKQQAIAENFILQQQTIAAELRQNGIYSLHTTVKDMPANTVRTYLTMKQQGVI
- a CDS encoding nucleotidyl transferase AbiEii/AbiGii toxin family protein; amino-acid sequence: MTIFDEMVEALSPSTPNERVNAKHEVMQQITLAGLGRSDFFSHAAFYGGTCLRIFHGLRRFSEDLDFTLTEKDANIHLEAYFPSIIEAFKLTGKDVTIKKKDKKTFGKVESAFLKEDTDAYDISFQTEKNVKVKIELDTCPPMGFGCEQRMLLKPFSFMVRCVALPDLFAGKMHALVFRNWKMRVKGRDWYDFEWYVRHQTPLNYQHLQERIREFSGQEISKETFMNLLREKLASTNIEQVKNDVAGFVEDPHELDIWSNDYFLQLADMIVFD
- a CDS encoding AAA family ATPase, with the protein product MDTRIDLTTFNQKMVLIRQEIARYVVGQPFAVAQLLAAIIADGHVLIEGVPGVAKTLLAKTVARLLNADFSRIQFTPDLMPSDVLGTSVFNPKTQDFNLHKGPVFSQIVLADEINRAPAKTQAALFEVMQERQATIDGITHPMSELFFIIATQNPIEQEGTYKLPEAQLDRFIIKITMGYPSQAEELEILERHQKKERMDINAIKPIFSVQDILGMRQMMDNVVVDANILGYITRIVQNTRNNAEIYLPASPRAAIALLQISKAYAMISGRDFVTPDDVKLLAPSVLSHRLQLTAEAEMEGLTIEHAIRRTLEEALVDTNQQRAMF
- a CDS encoding type IV toxin-antitoxin system AbiEi family antitoxin domain-containing protein; its protein translation is MISIEELNALKQLGNVPVSSGLLKSLFRDYRSPDKKVQVLERAGMLIKLKRGLFVVSPDISGKMVSVELVANHLYCPSYISAHYALCHYGLIPERVYEITSVTTLHTSRFENFFGRFSYRGVSSSYFPIGVRSELAEGIAYMIATPEKALCDMLMSERYVPSQSIASLEVFFEEDMRIEISDIRSMDRKIIQACMEAGKKKNVLANLLKIMGRS
- a CDS encoding DUF4350 domain-containing protein, which translates into the protein MKWKNILVPVLIFCAFAAAFMLFLSRERHFDWDQRYLSRSDEPYGLKLFDKLMKESMPKGYEVVRFPDTKSKDYNLLVIAESFKLSRRNTIAIYNHLKAGNDVMIIAELPNVVEQKKDENDLASTQYDESDTNDNSRYSKVIQKAKEIGQRGKTIENLIITLREGVTFGDEAETPQQLRKSPTLQLTNPLTRVKDRKTVTARQGFCTTFFDEDIVNNQKGWNKWNLHNKYTIPANNTTSKEVKAALAAHAKVGKGNLYVISAAHCFTNAGILDDKTLPFVVSTMDMIADRSVVRVTEPYNIGMDPSEAAEEEEQEAESIFQFFHKQKALNLMLYITLAGILLAIFFNARRRQRAINVRKPERNTTLAFIRQIASLHMMHTDYRELYVNKLYAFAELVRKKVGADIFNCTEKDIEAIAGRTGLSQNEIKTQIALLMNYNRTEGKKRLTFEEFTTAANIIRNIKKKIVESR